The Primulina eburnea isolate SZY01 chromosome 8, ASM2296580v1, whole genome shotgun sequence genome contains a region encoding:
- the LOC140839593 gene encoding probable purine permease 5 → MQQPLLMSEEEMEIPFEKSWNDKVRAFRAMAWDMYKSKPNMHWILLALSTAAMLVAFPASSLLSRVYYADGGKSKWIISWVAVAGWPIPALFLIPSYFVLGVFPTPLDFKLTLSYVVLGFLSAADNLMYAYGYAYLPASTASLLGSTSLIFSALFGYLLVKNKINSSTINAVVIITAAMVIIALDSDSDRYSNVTKSQYIMGFIWNILGSALHGLIFALSELVFIKLLGRRSFHVVLEQQVMVSFSAFVFTTIGLIVNRDFQAMASEARSFKGGRSSYLSVLIWGVITFQLGVLGATAVLFLASTVLAGVLNAIRVPLTSIAAVILLNDPMSGFKILSLVITFWGFASYIYGNYPQK, encoded by the coding sequence AGGAAGAAATGGAGATCCCATTTGAAAAATCATGGAACGACAAGGTTCGTGCCTTTAGGGCCATGGCATGGGATATGTACAAAAGCAAACCAAACATGCATTGGATTCTTTTAGCTCTAAGCACTGCAGCAATGCTTGTGGCATTTCCTGCTTCTTCCCTTTTATCTCGTGTTTATTACGCCGATGGTGGGAAGAGTAAATGGATAATTTCTTGGGTAGCCGTGGCTGGATGGCCAATTCCCGCATTGTTTTTAATTCCTTCATATTTTGTCTTAGGAGTATTCCCCACTCCTCTGGACTTTAAACTTACTTTATCTTACGTTGTCTTGGGTTTCTTGAGTGCTGCTGATAACCTCATGTATGCGTACGGGTACGCTTACTTGCCTGCGTCGACTGCCTCTCTTCTTGGATCAACATCCCTCATATTTTCTGCACTCTTTGGATATCTGCTTGTGAAGAACAAAATCAATTCCTCGACTATCAATGCTGTTGTTATCATTACTGCTGCAATGGTTATCATAGCACTTGATTCAGATTCGGATAGATACAGTAACGTTACCAAGAGTCAGTATATAATGGGATTTATATGGAATATATTAGGATCTGCTTTGCACGGGTTGATATTCGCTCTATCAGAATTAGTGTTTATAAAATTGCTCGGGAGAAGATCCTTCCATGTCGTTCTCGAGCAGCAAGTGATGGTTTCTTTCTCTGCTTTCGTGTTCACTACAATTGGCCTCATAGTAAACAGGGATTTCCAAGCGATGGCATCTGAGGCAAGATCATTCAAAGGCGGTAGAAGCTCATATCTCTCGGTCCTTATATGGGGGGTCATTACTTTTCAGCTCGGGGTTCTTGGAGCCACTGCTGTGCTGTTCTTAGCATCGACTGTGCTCGCTGGAGTACTCAATGCAATAAGGGTGCCTCTTACAAGCATTGCGGCTGTCATTCTTTTAAACGATCCGATGAGTGGTTTCAAGATTCTATCTCTAGTGATCACTTTCTGGGGATTTGCTTCTTACATATATGGAAATTATCCTCAAAAGTAA